In the Limanda limanda chromosome 10, fLimLim1.1, whole genome shotgun sequence genome, one interval contains:
- the LOC133011312 gene encoding transmembrane protein 271-like: MKLSGKGLCTVLSSTLLFVCALSEVVVGLRCVSLGSTVKAHFHLGAAAGAFYSGILVGIGQGLLCSALLCCMEKPGCRNLFLLGVVVFLLGVLTAFSGAVVDGDAASLVERKYSHYCLHPAVVVNPACEQLRTYQRSLVISTVLSTLECLLGLIHLVIIKRYKTAQFSRSRASQRQSAAGILFAEDRDCSSADFQPVSYINLGVFNVLDETGAEVQCGGHPSIELPGYASTDPELNHCFPFSYPLPSELPPAYEDIFPAEACNT, from the coding sequence ATGAAGTTGAGTGGGAAAGGACTGTGCACCGTCCTCTCCAGCACCCTCCTCTTCGTGTGCGCCCTGAGCGAAGTTGTCGTTGGATTAAGATGCGTCTCGCTGGGATCTACGGTCAAAGCGCATTTCCACCTCGGCGCCGCGGCCGGGGCTTTCTACTCCGGGATACTTGTGGGCATCGGACAGGGGCTGCTGTGCTCCGCGCTGCTGTGCTGCATGGAGAAGCCCGGCTGCAGGAACCTCTTTCTCCTCGGGGTGGTGGTCTTCCTGCTGGGGGTGCTCACCGCCTTCTCCGGCGCGGTGGTGGACGGGGACGCGGCTTCCCTGGTGGAGAGGAAGTATTCCCACTACTGCCTCCACCCCGCGGTGGTGGTGAACCCCGCCTGCGAACAGCTGAGGACCTACCAGCGGAGCCTGGTCATCTCCACGGTGCTCAGCACGCTGGAGTGTCTGCTGGGGCTCATCCACCTGGTGATCATCAAGCGGTACAAGACGGCGCAGTTCTCCCGGAGCAGAGCGTCCCAGCGGCAGAGCGCGGCGGGCATCCTGTTCGCCGAGGACCGGGACTGCTCCTCGGCGGACTTCCAGCCGGTGTCCTACATCAACCTGGGGGTTTTTAACGTGCTGGACGAGACGGGCGCGGAGGTGCAGTGCGGCGGGCACCCGTCCATCGAGCTGCCGGGCTACGCGAGCACGGACCCGGAGCTCAACCACTGCTTCCCGTTCTCCTACCCGCTCCCCAGCGAACTTCCGCCCGCGTACGAGGACATTTTCCCCGCTGAGGCATGCAACACATAG